A genomic stretch from Nitrospirota bacterium includes:
- the glgP gene encoding alpha-glucan family phosphorylase, with the protein MEIGIANDIPSYSGGLGVLAGDTIKSGADLKLPMAAVTLLSKKGYFTQEIDERGRQTEMPTLWEPSKQMTLLPAKVYVQIEGRDVAVQAWLYIVKSLTGGSIPVFFLDTDVAENSQDDREITSYLYGGDHVYRLKQEIVLGIAGVRMLYELGFEIKKYHMNEGHAGFLTLELLLRYKRPIEDVWDERLVWDVDRVKNICVFTTHTPVEAGHDKFSYDLILRVMGELIPLNVLKDLGGKDNLNMTMLALHLSEFVNGVAKKHRDVSKDMFPGYEISAITNGVHSYTWTCDSLKKLYDKYLPGWANEPELFVRVGRIPEEELWTAHIEAKKVFIDFVNSETKAGMDYDTLTIGFARRATAYKRPDLIFSDIDRLERIASGKIQLVYSGKAHPKDDHGKWLIEKIHVIKEKLKGKVKIAYLKNYDMEKALKLVSGVDIWLNTPLRPHEASGTSGMKAAHNGVINFSVLDGWWIEGHIEGFTGWAIGPSPTETMLTDDVDAIDQRDADDLYNKLEAIIIPMYHNDRHTWIRMMQNAIGKNAYYFNSHRMMRRYVTEAYIR; encoded by the coding sequence ATGGAGATAGGAATTGCCAACGATATCCCATCTTACAGCGGCGGCCTTGGAGTGCTCGCAGGAGATACGATTAAATCAGGCGCGGACCTTAAGCTCCCGATGGCTGCTGTAACCCTTCTCAGCAAAAAAGGATATTTCACACAGGAGATAGACGAAAGGGGAAGGCAGACGGAGATGCCGACACTATGGGAGCCGTCAAAACAGATGACCCTTCTTCCGGCAAAGGTATATGTGCAGATAGAAGGAAGAGATGTTGCGGTTCAGGCGTGGCTTTACATTGTGAAAAGTCTGACAGGCGGAAGCATCCCTGTGTTTTTTCTTGATACTGATGTTGCAGAAAACTCTCAGGATGACAGGGAGATTACCTCTTACCTCTACGGAGGCGACCATGTATACAGGCTCAAACAGGAAATTGTCCTCGGCATAGCCGGTGTAAGGATGCTCTATGAACTCGGATTTGAGATAAAAAAATACCACATGAATGAGGGACATGCCGGTTTTCTTACGCTGGAATTGCTGCTCAGATATAAACGGCCGATAGAAGACGTATGGGACGAGCGGCTTGTGTGGGATGTTGACAGGGTAAAAAATATCTGCGTGTTTACAACCCACACTCCTGTTGAGGCCGGCCATGACAAATTCTCATATGACCTGATCCTGCGGGTAATGGGGGAATTAATACCTTTAAATGTGCTGAAAGATCTCGGAGGCAAGGACAATCTAAATATGACTATGCTTGCTTTACACCTGAGCGAGTTCGTTAACGGTGTTGCTAAAAAGCACAGAGATGTCTCAAAGGACATGTTCCCCGGTTATGAGATATCGGCAATAACAAACGGCGTGCACAGCTATACCTGGACCTGCGACAGCCTGAAAAAGCTTTATGACAAATACCTGCCGGGATGGGCAAACGAACCTGAACTTTTTGTGAGAGTAGGCAGAATCCCCGAAGAAGAATTATGGACAGCCCATATTGAAGCAAAAAAGGTTTTTATTGATTTTGTAAATTCAGAAACTAAAGCAGGCATGGATTACGACACCCTTACAATAGGCTTTGCGCGCAGGGCAACTGCGTACAAACGCCCTGACCTTATTTTCAGCGATATTGACAGGTTAGAAAGGATTGCCTCAGGAAAGATACAGCTTGTTTACTCAGGCAAGGCGCATCCGAAAGACGACCACGGCAAATGGCTGATAGAAAAAATCCACGTAATAAAAGAAAAGTTAAAAGGAAAAGTTAAGATAGCCTACCTTAAAAACTATGACATGGAGAAAGCCCTTAAGCTTGTCTCCGGTGTTGATATATGGCTTAACACGCCTCTCAGGCCGCATGAGGCGTCAGGCACAAGCGGCATGAAGGCAGCTCATAACGGCGTAATAAACTTCAGCGTGCTTGACGGCTGGTGGATAGAGGGCCATATTGAGGGATTTACAGGATGGGCTATTGGTCCAAGCCCGACAGAAACAATGCTTACAGACGATGTTGACGCAATAGACCAAAGAGACGCTGATGATTTATACAACAAGCTTGAGGCCATCATAATCCCCATGTATCACAACGACAGACATACATGGATTCGAATGATGCAGAATGCCATAGGCAAAAATGCCTACTACTTCAACAGCCACAGGATGATGAGAAGATACGTCACCGAGGCATATATCAGATAG
- the queC gene encoding 7-cyano-7-deazaguanine synthase QueC, whose translation MTFTKSRRHNAKKAVVLLSGGVDSSTTAAIAKHEGYEVYALSFDYNQRHKIELEAAKKVALSLKVKKHLVIKFDLRAIGGSALTSEMEVPKNRAEEQQCSSSVVKKISTKSCCSIPVTYVPARNTIFLSFALGWAEALKAENIFIGANAVDYSGYPDCRPEYLKAFEKMANLATKASVEGKIRFSIKAPLLHLTKAEIIRKGKELGLDYSLTWSCYDPQPKKVKSEKLKVKSYRGAEAKRFTDSPIHRFTVTPCGKCDSCIFRAKGFKEAGIKAI comes from the coding sequence ATGACGTTTACTAAAAGCAGAAGGCACAACGCTAAAAAAGCGGTTGTCCTTCTCAGCGGCGGGGTAGATTCCTCCACAACAGCAGCAATAGCAAAACACGAGGGTTATGAAGTTTATGCCCTGAGCTTTGATTACAATCAAAGGCACAAAATAGAGCTTGAGGCGGCAAAAAAAGTCGCCCTATCATTAAAAGTAAAAAAACATCTCGTAATAAAATTTGATTTAAGAGCAATCGGCGGCTCGGCTCTGACATCAGAGATGGAAGTGCCGAAAAATAGAGCAGAAGAGCAGCAGTGCAGTAGTTCAGTGGTAAAAAAAATTTCCACAAAGTCCTGCTGCTCTATTCCCGTCACCTATGTCCCTGCACGCAACACAATCTTTCTTTCGTTTGCGCTTGGATGGGCAGAGGCGCTTAAGGCTGAGAATATATTTATCGGCGCAAACGCGGTAGATTACAGCGGCTATCCTGACTGTCGTCCCGAATATCTGAAGGCCTTTGAAAAAATGGCAAACCTTGCAACAAAGGCATCGGTGGAAGGAAAAATCAGATTCAGCATTAAAGCCCCTCTTCTTCATCTGACAAAGGCAGAGATAATTAGAAAGGGGAAAGAATTAGGGCTGGACTATTCCCTGACATGGAGCTGTTATGACCCGCAGCCTAAAAAAGTTAAAAGTGAAAAGTTAAAAGTGAAAAGTTACAGAGGGGCAGAAGCAAAACGATTCACCGATTCACCGATTCACCGATTCACCGTTACGCCTTGCGGAAAATGCGACAGCTGCATTTTCAGGGCAAAGGGATTCAAAGAGGCAGGGATTAAAGCTATATGA
- a CDS encoding DUF4388 domain-containing protein, which translates to MSLEGSLKEFGLADILQLIYFQHKTGVLTLEGRMDRVRLLFYEGNIISAETRRKVEANRFGKLLLNKGLIKEEDLQKALEEQQSTGEKLGSVLIKKGLIGKEQIQEILTTQITETVIQLFSWKDGDYEFSPQGVPVDKEMPVSLDTQHVLMEGLRIIDEWSLIEGKLSPDTIFEKTGKSGAALTSDEEEILGLVDGERDVSATIESSHMDSFQASKFLVSLMEKGLIEPKETAPVAPEIALRGAARPDKKGIPYPPFITPVIFLVSLFIAIISFPSQRSDYTDRIKTSADIDNIRFIIEAYKYENGSYPQSIDQITKTTDSWGRQYIYKTEAGDFILFSAGPDGKEGTADDVY; encoded by the coding sequence ATGTCTTTAGAGGGTTCCTTAAAAGAATTCGGCCTGGCAGATATACTGCAGCTTATATACTTCCAGCATAAAACAGGCGTTCTCACGCTTGAAGGCAGGATGGACAGGGTTCGGCTGCTGTTCTATGAGGGCAATATTATATCAGCAGAGACCAGGAGAAAGGTTGAGGCAAACCGTTTTGGAAAACTGCTCTTAAATAAGGGGCTTATCAAAGAAGAAGACCTTCAGAAAGCCCTTGAGGAACAGCAGTCAACAGGAGAAAAGCTTGGCAGCGTACTTATAAAAAAGGGTCTTATTGGAAAAGAACAGATACAGGAAATTCTTACAACGCAGATAACCGAGACAGTGATTCAACTCTTCAGCTGGAAAGATGGTGACTATGAGTTTTCTCCGCAAGGAGTGCCTGTTGACAAGGAGATGCCTGTATCGCTTGATACCCAGCATGTCCTGATGGAAGGGCTTCGCATCATAGATGAATGGTCGCTGATAGAAGGCAAGTTAAGCCCTGACACCATATTTGAAAAAACAGGCAAATCAGGCGCCGCGCTTACCTCTGATGAGGAAGAGATCCTCGGGCTTGTGGATGGCGAAAGAGATGTCAGCGCAACAATTGAATCCAGTCATATGGACAGTTTTCAGGCGTCCAAGTTTCTCGTATCCCTTATGGAAAAAGGCCTTATAGAACCTAAAGAGACTGCTCCTGTAGCTCCTGAGATTGCTTTGCGCGGGGCAGCGCGGCCGGATAAAAAAGGCATTCCCTACCCGCCATTTATTACTCCGGTTATATTCCTGGTCAGCCTTTTTATTGCGATAATCTCATTTCCTTCGCAGCGGTCTGACTACACTGACAGAATTAAAACATCAGCGGACATAGATAACATAAGATTTATTATTGAGGCATATAAATATGAGAACGGCTCTTATCCACAATCAATAGATCAGATAACAAAAACGACTGATTCGTGGGGCAGGCAATATATCTATAAAACAGAGGCCGGTGATTTTATCCTCTTCAGCGCAGGGCCTGACGGTAAAGAAGGCACAGCGGATGACGTTTACTAA
- a CDS encoding tetratricopeptide repeat protein: protein MRLRSLSRACFKIASAETALSDKTRLLRSARNDRRGTSACNDTFYEGVKNIFFLTLAFLIFTFAFSVSSFAEDIYESHLDRGLENNEPYSYVLIKKAHADPSRAKSLLTEAVKHSPNLPPAYFEMAKISFSPSASGMFESLDYTIKGFKAYKKNFWWLMSISGLFTASFMLSFVIVLAVVLAVRLFTDIPLLSHDIKESKKNILIAMLLVPLSFLGPLFFMTGSLFLLGLYFRGMNKTVVYASVLLLLLSPLCLNIINMFLSAPSPELRAIVAVNESRDNKYAASVLKNKDDFISLFSYGLALKREERYEEAIAAYKKLLASYPDPRAYVNLGNSYAGVNDMAAAKESYKKSIELKPLASAYYNLSQVSRETLDFAKGEEYFTEAIKLSSESVSQFSSAASRNPNRLVTDENLPMSVMWEYAETGARGLIKISPLNSASSVIVSIALLALFYIMDSAFKERAYRCQRCGVILCGKCGKGKLWGEMCSLCYKSLIKLDALDSRIRVAKQLEVQELQKKKRRTISILSFAPPGIAHIYWGRILSGTLFLWLFVFLLLLILLKPLFSTGLSLFSHSWLTIPAVMLMAFLYLISNIAARRRLK, encoded by the coding sequence GTGAGATTGCGGAGTTTATCCCGAGCCTGCTTTAAGATTGCTTCGGCGGAGACTGCCCTGAGCGATAAAACAAGATTGCTTCGCTCTGCTCGCAATGACAGGCGAGGGACCTCCGCTTGCAATGACACTTTTTACGAAGGTGTCAAAAATATTTTTTTCCTTACTTTAGCATTTTTAATTTTTACTTTTGCATTTTCAGTCTCATCCTTCGCTGAAGACATCTATGAGTCGCACCTTGACAGGGGGCTTGAAAACAATGAGCCTTATTCGTATGTCTTGATAAAAAAAGCCCACGCTGACCCGTCAAGAGCCAAGAGCCTTTTAACAGAGGCGGTAAAGCATTCTCCGAATCTCCCCCCCGCATATTTTGAAATGGCAAAAATAAGTTTTTCGCCTTCAGCAAGCGGCATGTTTGAGAGCCTTGATTATACTATTAAGGGATTTAAGGCTTACAAAAAAAATTTCTGGTGGTTGATGAGTATATCCGGGCTTTTTACCGCAAGCTTCATGCTTTCTTTTGTTATTGTGCTTGCTGTGGTTTTAGCTGTAAGGCTTTTTACAGACATCCCTCTTTTATCTCATGATATTAAGGAAAGCAAGAAAAATATTTTAATTGCCATGTTGCTTGTCCCGCTCTCTTTTCTCGGCCCTTTATTCTTCATGACAGGCTCCCTGTTTCTGCTGGGATTATATTTCAGAGGAATGAATAAGACTGTTGTTTATGCATCTGTTCTGCTTCTCCTTCTGTCTCCTCTCTGTCTGAACATTATAAACATGTTTCTCTCCGCTCCCTCTCCCGAACTCAGGGCTATTGTGGCTGTCAATGAAAGCAGAGACAATAAATACGCCGCTTCCGTTCTTAAAAATAAAGATGATTTTATATCCCTTTTTTCCTACGGCCTTGCGCTCAAACGGGAGGAACGCTATGAAGAGGCAATAGCTGCCTATAAAAAACTTTTGGCCTCATATCCAGACCCAAGGGCTTACGTCAATCTCGGAAATTCCTATGCTGGCGTCAATGATATGGCTGCGGCAAAAGAATCATATAAAAAATCCATAGAATTGAAACCGCTTGCATCGGCTTATTACAATCTCAGCCAGGTATCGCGAGAAACACTTGACTTTGCAAAGGGAGAGGAATATTTCACCGAAGCCATAAAACTCAGCAGTGAATCCGTATCCCAATTCTCGTCAGCCGCAAGCCGGAATCCAAACAGACTTGTCACTGATGAAAACCTTCCAATGTCAGTCATGTGGGAATATGCGGAAACCGGCGCACGGGGACTCATAAAAATCTCCCCCCTGAATTCTGCCTCTTCTGTCATCGTCTCTATTGCCCTGTTGGCGCTGTTTTACATTATGGACTCGGCATTCAAAGAGAGGGCCTACAGGTGTCAACGGTGCGGTGTAATACTCTGCGGAAAGTGCGGGAAAGGAAAGCTCTGGGGGGAAATGTGCTCCTTATGCTATAAGTCTCTTATTAAACTTGATGCCCTTGATTCAAGGATACGGGTAGCAAAACAGCTTGAGGTGCAGGAACTCCAGAAGAAAAAAAGGCGCACAATCAGTATCCTTTCTTTTGCACCGCCGGGAATAGCCCATATTTATTGGGGGAGAATTCTTTCAGGAACTTTATTCCTGTGGTTATTTGTTTTCCTGCTGCTTTTGATATTGCTTAAACCGCTATTTTCTACAGGACTTTCACTGTTTTCACATAGCTGGCTTACAATTCCGGCAGTGATGCTTATGGCTTTTTTATACCTTATCTCCAATATAGCTGCGCGAAGGAGGCTGAAGTAG
- the plsY gene encoding glycerol-3-phosphate 1-O-acyltransferase PlsY: MEITLLIAFSFVLGSIPCGVIIAKAKGVDLKKIGSGNIGATNVLRSLGKEAALLTLLGDMLKGTAAVAIARAFVSDPGFYASEFGAGLLQSFTSNPQAAIEGLAGLSAILGHNFSLFLRFRGGKGVATSLGVLVIYSPKVAILTLIIWLVAALITKYSSLGAIISFGLLPVNVFLLDPVRIKVLISALIALLILVRHIGNIERLIKGTEKKIGERHRGS, from the coding sequence ATGGAAATAACATTGCTTATAGCTTTCTCCTTTGTATTGGGTTCAATTCCATGCGGGGTAATAATCGCAAAGGCTAAAGGCGTGGACCTGAAAAAAATTGGAAGCGGCAACATAGGCGCAACAAATGTGCTGCGGTCTTTAGGAAAAGAGGCTGCTTTGCTTACGCTTTTGGGAGATATGCTGAAAGGCACAGCAGCCGTGGCAATAGCAAGGGCTTTCGTTTCCGACCCCGGATTCTACGCCTCAGAATTTGGGGCCGGACTCTTACAATCTTTCACATCAAACCCTCAAGCCGCAATTGAAGGGCTGGCGGGACTTTCTGCAATACTTGGCCACAATTTCTCGCTTTTTCTCAGATTCAGAGGAGGCAAGGGCGTTGCCACAAGCCTCGGTGTTTTAGTGATTTATTCTCCTAAAGTTGCTATACTTACACTTATAATATGGCTTGTTGCAGCTCTTATAACAAAATATTCTTCTCTCGGCGCGATAATATCGTTCGGGCTTCTTCCTGTAAATGTATTTTTGTTGGACCCTGTGAGGATAAAAGTACTAATCTCGGCCCTGATTGCGCTTTTGATTTTAGTGAGACACATTGGTAATATAGAGAGGCTCATAAAAGGGACGGAAAAAAAGATTGGCGAACGGCATCGGGGCAGTTAA
- the pgsA gene encoding CDP-diacylglycerol--glycerol-3-phosphate 3-phosphatidyltransferase: MGILKLNIPTVLTLSRIILIPVFVIVAYQHPFWGAAVFGIAAITDFLDGYLARRSGQITKFGIILDPLADKFLVISALVVLVDMARLSAWMAIVIIVREFLVTGLRVVALSKDIIIPAEMGGKLKTTAQITAILCLILGESIFDIDLYDVGMIFIWAALVLSVISGIQYTISFWKKIK; this comes from the coding sequence ATGGGTATCTTAAAACTTAATATCCCGACAGTCCTTACATTAAGCAGGATTATCCTTATCCCTGTTTTCGTAATCGTAGCCTATCAGCATCCGTTCTGGGGCGCGGCAGTATTTGGAATCGCAGCAATAACAGATTTTCTTGACGGCTATCTTGCAAGGCGTTCAGGGCAGATAACAAAGTTCGGCATTATCCTTGATCCCCTCGCAGATAAATTCCTTGTTATTTCGGCTCTTGTGGTCTTGGTGGATATGGCCCGGCTTTCCGCATGGATGGCAATAGTTATAATTGTCAGGGAATTCCTTGTAACAGGACTGAGGGTTGTCGCATTGTCAAAGGACATAATCATACCGGCTGAAATGGGTGGAAAACTCAAGACAACAGCGCAGATAACAGCAATCCTCTGCCTGATTCTCGGGGAAAGCATATTTGATATAGACCTTTATGATGTCGGCATGATTTTTATATGGGCCGCGCTCGTCCTCTCTGTAATCTCAGGAATTCAGTATACAATCTCTTTCTGGAAAAAGATAAAATGA
- the kdsC gene encoding 3-deoxy-manno-octulosonate-8-phosphatase KdsC translates to MKKTKKQITEIAKNIKLLILDVDGVLTDGSIILDNKGNEFKAFHVRDGHGIKMLIRAGIQAAIITGRRSKVVERRAKELGIAEVYQKCYNKIEAYNRIKSKFSLRDNEIAYIGDDIVDLPLLKRVGLSFAVADSPEEVKSHASAVTKNRGGKAAAREVTDLILKAKGLWNKVIDGYLKT, encoded by the coding sequence ATGAAAAAGACTAAAAAACAAATCACGGAGATTGCTAAAAATATAAAGCTTCTGATTCTTGATGTTGACGGAGTTCTTACGGACGGAAGCATTATTCTTGACAATAAAGGCAACGAGTTCAAGGCCTTCCATGTGCGCGACGGGCACGGCATAAAAATGCTCATCAGGGCAGGCATTCAGGCCGCCATAATTACAGGACGGCGCTCAAAGGTTGTGGAGAGAAGGGCAAAAGAGCTTGGCATTGCCGAGGTTTACCAGAAATGCTATAACAAAATAGAAGCCTACAATCGTATTAAAAGCAAGTTTTCTCTCCGGGATAATGAGATAGCATATATAGGCGATGACATAGTGGACTTGCCTCTGCTAAAGAGAGTCGGGCTTTCTTTTGCTGTTGCTGATTCGCCTGAAGAAGTCAAATCTCACGCCTCAGCAGTCACAAAAAACAGAGGGGGCAAGGCCGCTGCAAGAGAAGTCACGGACCTTATCCTTAAGGCCAAGGGGTTATGGAATAAAGTCATAGATGGGTATCTTAAAACTTAA
- a CDS encoding tetratricopeptide repeat protein, producing the protein MTKLWKYDFDIAKYTKAIELNPDNYGAYSNRGIAYQKKGQYNLSIPDFSKAIELNPNFDMAYINRGNAYQEIGQYGLSIADFNRAIELSPQNGMAYNNRGFTFILMGKYEEAESDIKKSMEFNPNNIYALNSMAELYAAKNDAEEACMWLKKAIGKGYNNWSYIKTSKTYDNIRNSPCFMEIISRSSSATAQ; encoded by the coding sequence ATGACAAAGTTATGGAAATATGATTTTGATATCGCCAAGTACACCAAGGCAATAGAATTAAATCCCGACAACTATGGCGCATACAGCAACAGGGGCATTGCCTATCAGAAAAAAGGGCAATATAATCTCTCTATCCCTGATTTCAGCAAAGCCATTGAACTAAACCCTAATTTCGACATGGCATATATCAACAGGGGAAACGCGTATCAGGAAATAGGGCAATACGGCCTTTCTATCGCTGATTTTAACAGGGCTATTGAGCTAAGCCCTCAAAACGGCATGGCATATAACAACAGAGGATTTACATTTATCCTGATGGGGAAATACGAGGAGGCTGAAAGCGATATTAAAAAGTCCATGGAGTTCAACCCAAACAACATCTACGCTCTAAACAGCATGGCAGAACTCTATGCGGCAAAAAATGATGCGGAAGAAGCATGCATGTGGCTAAAAAAGGCAATAGGAAAGGGATATAACAACTGGAGCTATATAAAGACATCAAAGACCTATGACAACATCCGCAACTCTCCCTGCTTTATGGAAATAATATCAAGGAGCAGTAGCGCAACAGCGCAGTAG
- a CDS encoding four helix bundle protein — protein MAKYKNLIVWQKANELALNVYILTETFPKKETFGITSQIRRAVLSIPTNIVEGYGRRTKAELSRFIDIARGSLAETEYLLEFSKNLGYIKANTTEIEKLIEEVGKLLWNFQKSL, from the coding sequence ATGGCTAAATACAAAAATCTAATTGTTTGGCAAAAGGCTAATGAACTTGCTTTGAATGTTTATATCCTTACAGAAACATTTCCAAAGAAAGAGACTTTTGGAATAACAAGCCAGATAAGGAGGGCTGTTCTTTCCATACCAACAAATATCGTTGAAGGTTATGGGCGGCGAACAAAGGCAGAGCTTTCCAGATTTATTGATATAGCTCGCGGCTCTTTAGCGGAAACAGAATATCTTCTTGAATTTTCGAAAAATCTTGGTTATATAAAAGCGAATACCACTGAAATAGAGAAGCTCATCGAAGAGGTTGGGAAGCTCCTGTGGAACTTTCAGAAAAGCCTTTAA
- a CDS encoding alginate export family protein — translation MKKYLALVLGVLFTLGFAVSAFAITAEIPAETQAAVAKGSTQITLGGEIRLRGELTNNTDLDQNSGVKENADTKSYYDGRVRLRIQAEVSKNTMGVIHLETGDSSGSATNASDNYVWASQTGEGVGTYTSGNAKKGSMEVLEAWIQHKFNVGVPAGIKVGHMPLKLGDGLFFDHSKFGDDAIMVFMDPTKELNIALLTAKFTEGTNIMHDDADAYMALATYTSGKTSVGADFTYLDDSRNYISSAGALTAQGPNNGGLHLYNLGLRAATEVVGFGIKGDVEFNGGRSRSEANFTGLSDKEIKNRGYAYLVGVSYKLNPVKLSLDYAFGSGDNNSADNKNNGFANALSNVQKYTYVYDYRVKTAQGSTNTGLTNTRYIKLGATGDLTKELNIDANFYLLSAAKKKSITVGTTTSTTTDLGSTASTVGDSKKIGRELDAKITYKLDKNLVYFVEGGYLWTGAFYDTASQSADDAYAVRHGLTLSF, via the coding sequence ATGAAAAAGTATTTGGCATTAGTATTAGGCGTATTATTTACGCTCGGTTTTGCAGTTAGCGCCTTTGCCATCACTGCCGAGATTCCGGCAGAGACACAGGCAGCGGTTGCAAAGGGTTCAACACAGATAACACTGGGCGGAGAGATAAGGCTCAGAGGTGAGCTTACGAACAATACTGACTTGGACCAGAACAGCGGTGTAAAAGAGAATGCTGACACCAAGTCCTACTATGACGGCAGGGTAAGGCTCCGCATTCAGGCTGAAGTATCAAAGAACACAATGGGTGTAATCCACCTTGAAACAGGCGACAGCAGCGGTTCTGCCACAAACGCAAGTGATAATTATGTTTGGGCATCGCAGACCGGTGAAGGCGTGGGTACGTATACATCAGGCAATGCCAAGAAGGGCAGCATGGAGGTTCTTGAGGCATGGATTCAGCACAAATTTAATGTGGGTGTTCCTGCAGGCATAAAGGTTGGTCATATGCCGTTAAAGCTTGGCGATGGCCTTTTCTTTGACCATTCAAAATTCGGCGATGACGCAATCATGGTATTTATGGACCCGACAAAGGAACTCAACATTGCTCTGTTAACAGCCAAATTCACAGAAGGCACAAACATTATGCATGATGATGCAGATGCATATATGGCATTGGCGACCTACACAAGCGGTAAAACAAGCGTAGGCGCTGATTTCACCTATCTTGATGACTCGAGAAACTATATCAGCAGCGCAGGGGCATTAACTGCCCAGGGTCCGAATAACGGAGGACTCCACCTTTATAACCTCGGCTTACGCGCTGCAACAGAGGTTGTAGGGTTCGGCATCAAGGGTGACGTAGAATTTAATGGCGGCAGGAGCAGGTCAGAGGCCAATTTCACAGGCCTATCAGACAAAGAGATAAAGAATAGGGGTTATGCCTATCTCGTTGGAGTAAGCTATAAACTCAATCCTGTAAAGCTCAGCCTTGACTATGCTTTCGGAAGCGGCGACAACAATTCCGCTGACAACAAAAATAATGGATTCGCCAACGCGCTCAGCAACGTGCAGAAATACACATATGTGTATGACTATCGCGTAAAGACAGCGCAAGGCTCAACTAACACAGGACTTACCAACACACGGTATATAAAACTTGGCGCAACTGGAGACCTTACAAAGGAGCTGAATATTGATGCCAATTTTTATCTGCTCAGCGCTGCAAAGAAGAAGTCAATAACAGTTGGTACAACAACGTCTACAACAACAGACTTGGGATCAACAGCCTCAACAGTAGGCGATTCCAAGAAGATCGGCAGAGAGCTTGATGCAAAGATAACCTATAAGCTTGACAAGAACCTCGTTTACTTCGTAGAGGGCGGTTATCTCTGGACAGGAGCTTTCTATGATACGGCATCTCAGAGCGCTGACGATGCATATGCAGTAAGACACGGACTGACACTCAGCTTCTAA